From Mesorhizobium sp. Pch-S:
TCGGCGTTCCGCTCGGCATCTATGCCGGCTACCGGCCGGGCAGCCTCGCGTCCCGCATCATCATGGCAGGCTCGATCCTCGGCTTTTCGGTGCCGACCTTCTGGATCGGCCTGATGCTGATCATGCTCTTCGCCGTGCAGTTCGGCGTGCTGCCGGCGGGAGGACGCGGCCAGACGGTCAGTCTGCTGGGGGTCCCCTTCTCTTTCCTCACGCTGGACGGCTGGAAGCACCTGATGCTGCCCGTGCTCAACCTGTCGCTGTTCAAGATGTCGATGATGTGCCGGCTCGCCGCCGCCGGCACCCGCGAGGTGATGACCACCGACGCCATCAAGTTCGCACGCGCCGCCGGCATCCCCGAGCGCACCATCCTGCGCCGGCACGTGCTGAAGCTGATCTCGATCCCGCTGGTCACGGTGTTCGGCCTCGAACTCGGTTCGACGCTGGCCTTCGCACTGGTGACGGAAACCATCTTCAACTGGCCGGGCCTCGGCAAGCTGATCATCGATTCCATCGCCTCGCTCGACCGGCCCGTGATGGTCGCCTACCTGATGATGGTCTCGGTGCTGTTCGTCGTCATCAACCTCAGCGTCGATCTGGCCTATGCCGCGCTCGATCCGCGCCTTCGACTCAAGGGACGCTGAGATGAGCGACATCACCGTCAAGGACAATATCGACGCGGCACCGCCGGCTTCCGCCTGGCGCGACTTCTGGCGCATCTTCCTGCGTAACAAGGTTGCGGTGATCGCGCTGGCGGTCGTGCTGGTCATTGCGCTGGTCGCCATCTTCGCGCCCTTCATCACGCCGCAGGACCCCTATGACCTGCGCTCGCTGGTGCTGCGGGACGCGCGGCGGCCGCCGGGCTTCGTCGGCGCCAACGGCATGCACTACCTGCTCGGCACCGACAGCCAGGGCCGCGACCTTCTGTCGGCCATCATCTATGGCCTGCGCATCTCGCTGGAGATGGGCCTGATCGCCGGCGCGGTGGCCTTCACCATCGGTGCCATCGTCGGCTGTTTCGCCGCCTATGCCGGCGGCCGCTTCGAGACATTCATCATGCGGCTGGTGGACGTGCAACTGTCCTTCCCGGCCATCCTGCTCGCCTTCGTCGTCGCCGCGCTGCTGGGACAGGGTAAGGGACAGCTGATCCTGGCGCTGGTCTTCGCCCAATATGCCTATTTCGTGCGGACCGCCCATGGCGCGGCCTCGGCCGAACGGCAGAAGGACTATGTGCAGGCGGCACTCTCCATTCCGATGAGCGGCTGGTTCGTGGTCACCCGGCACATCCTGCCGAACTCGCTGCCGCCGCTGATCGTCGTCGCCACGGTGCAGGTCGCCTCCGCCATTTCGCTGGAAGCGACGCTGTCCTTCCTCGGCGTCGGCCTGCCACCCACCGAACCGTCGCTCGGCATGCTGATTGCGAACGGCTTCCAGTATCTCCTGTCAGGCCGCTACTGGATCTCGATCTATCCGGGCGTCGCCCTCATCATCCTGATCATGGCGATCAACCTGGTCGGCGACCAGGTCCGCGATCAACTCAATCCACGGCTGCGCAAATGACCGAACTGCTCAAAGTCGAGAACCTGCGCACCTATTTCGAGACCGAGCGCGGCATCGTCAAATCGGTCGACGGCATTTCCTTCGAGGTGGGCAAGGGCGAGATCTTCGGCCTGGTGGGCGAATCCGGTTCGGGCAAGTCGATCACCGGCTTCTCGCTGATCGGCCTGCTCGACGCCAATGGCAAGGTGCAGC
This genomic window contains:
- a CDS encoding ABC transporter permease, whose product is MTSFVFKRLSQAVIVLIVMSILVFVGVYVIGNPVDVLISPDATQAIREQVIAEYGLDQPLWKQYLDFVGSMSTGDFGRSFVFNMPVGELISQRLPATLELAVIAVILASLIGVPLGIYAGYRPGSLASRIIMAGSILGFSVPTFWIGLMLIMLFAVQFGVLPAGGRGQTVSLLGVPFSFLTLDGWKHLMLPVLNLSLFKMSMMCRLAAAGTREVMTTDAIKFARAAGIPERTILRRHVLKLISIPLVTVFGLELGSTLAFALVTETIFNWPGLGKLIIDSIASLDRPVMVAYLMMVSVLFVVINLSVDLAYAALDPRLRLKGR
- a CDS encoding ABC transporter permease, encoding MSDITVKDNIDAAPPASAWRDFWRIFLRNKVAVIALAVVLVIALVAIFAPFITPQDPYDLRSLVLRDARRPPGFVGANGMHYLLGTDSQGRDLLSAIIYGLRISLEMGLIAGAVAFTIGAIVGCFAAYAGGRFETFIMRLVDVQLSFPAILLAFVVAALLGQGKGQLILALVFAQYAYFVRTAHGAASAERQKDYVQAALSIPMSGWFVVTRHILPNSLPPLIVVATVQVASAISLEATLSFLGVGLPPTEPSLGMLIANGFQYLLSGRYWISIYPGVALIILIMAINLVGDQVRDQLNPRLRK